From Serinicoccus profundi, the proteins below share one genomic window:
- the coaE gene encoding dephospho-CoA kinase → MTLLVGLSGGIGSGKSTVSAQLASLGAVVVDADAVAREVVAPGTPALAQIRERFGPGVIAEDGSLDRPALAQEVFGDEGARRDLEGITHPRIRRRSAELIAAAPQDAVVVHDIPLLVELGLAADYALTVIVDVPETERLRRLVELRGMDEAAARARIRAQAGDAERAEAADVLLDNSTSPQDLHGRVGELWSHRLLPFRDNLQAGRPSHPGPVSPTTQVSDPVLARLLARVEAGVGEPVAPNSTAPTSDPLDLAGIMSDLHLLDDPRVRQRLARRGLLVQADENVTDVGRDTHAAGPTGRVIASADPALPVRLRLHGRENG, encoded by the coding sequence ATGACGTTGCTCGTCGGACTCTCCGGCGGCATCGGCTCGGGCAAGTCGACGGTGTCGGCGCAGCTCGCCTCGCTCGGTGCCGTCGTCGTCGACGCCGACGCCGTGGCGCGTGAGGTGGTCGCGCCGGGCACCCCTGCGCTGGCGCAGATCAGGGAGAGGTTCGGGCCGGGCGTCATCGCCGAGGACGGCTCGCTCGACCGCCCCGCCCTCGCGCAGGAAGTTTTCGGTGACGAGGGCGCGCGCCGCGACCTCGAGGGCATCACGCACCCGCGCATCCGGCGTCGGTCGGCCGAGCTCATCGCCGCCGCGCCGCAGGACGCGGTGGTGGTCCACGACATACCCCTGCTCGTCGAGCTCGGCCTCGCAGCCGACTACGCGCTGACCGTGATCGTCGACGTCCCCGAGACCGAGCGGCTGCGCCGTCTCGTGGAGCTGCGCGGCATGGACGAGGCTGCGGCGCGCGCCCGGATCCGGGCCCAGGCCGGTGACGCCGAGCGGGCGGAGGCGGCCGACGTGCTGCTCGACAACTCGACCTCGCCGCAGGACCTGCACGGGAGGGTGGGTGAGCTGTGGTCGCACCGGCTGCTGCCCTTCCGCGACAACCTCCAGGCAGGGCGGCCCAGCCACCCGGGCCCGGTGAGTCCCACCACCCAGGTGTCCGACCCGGTGCTGGCGAGGCTGCTCGCCCGCGTCGAGGCCGGGGTGGGGGAGCCCGTCGCACCGAACTCCACCGCCCCGACGAGCGACCCCCTCGACCTCGCCGGGATCATGAGCGACCTCCACCTGCTCGACGACCCCCGCGTCCGGCAGCGGCTGGCTCGGCGAGGGCTGCTCGTGCAGGCCGACGAAAACGTCACCGACGTCGGGCGCGACACGCACGCCGCCGGCCCCACCGGGCGCGTGATCGCGTCCGCCGACCCCGCCCTGCCGGTGCGGCTGCGCCTGCACGGCCGGGAGAACGGCTAG
- a CDS encoding VOC family protein: protein MSSTDPTHHDLSTDPELGDWRVVLGTLQTRLLTGDFASGARIAGRIAQVADELGHHPDLDLRYPHLTISTVSHDVGRLTSRDRDLALAISRIAREEGVEAAPHEVSALEIALDVLDAPAVEPFWAAVLGYEQDGEHQLADGAARHATMWFQQMGEPRPGRGRFHLDINVPHDIARQRVDAALAAGGRLVTDEFAPSWWVLADVEGNEVCVCTWQGRDDSGEPGV, encoded by the coding sequence ATGTCTTCCACCGACCCGACCCATCACGACCTGTCGACCGACCCCGAGCTCGGCGACTGGCGGGTCGTCCTCGGCACGCTGCAGACCCGGCTGCTCACCGGGGACTTCGCATCGGGCGCCCGGATCGCCGGCCGCATCGCGCAGGTCGCCGACGAGCTCGGCCACCACCCCGACCTCGACCTGCGCTACCCGCACCTCACGATCAGCACGGTCAGCCATGACGTCGGTCGACTCACGAGCCGTGACCGCGACCTCGCGCTGGCGATCAGCCGGATCGCCCGCGAGGAAGGGGTCGAGGCCGCACCGCACGAGGTGAGCGCCCTCGAGATCGCCCTGGACGTCCTCGACGCGCCCGCGGTGGAACCCTTCTGGGCGGCGGTCCTGGGCTATGAGCAGGACGGTGAGCACCAGCTCGCCGACGGCGCCGCCCGGCACGCGACGATGTGGTTCCAGCAGATGGGCGAGCCCCGCCCCGGGCGCGGCCGCTTCCACCTCGACATCAACGTCCCGCACGACATCGCCCGTCAGCGGGTCGACGCCGCCCTCGCGGCCGGTGGGCGTCTGGTCACCGACGAGTTCGCGCCCTCCTGGTGGGTCCTGGCCGACGTCGAGGGCAACGAGGTCTGCGTCTGCACCTGGCAGGGGCGGGACGACAGCGGCGAGCCCGGGGTATGA